Proteins co-encoded in one Kribbella qitaiheensis genomic window:
- a CDS encoding RrF2 family transcriptional regulator: MKMNEGVEWALHSCVNLSFIPGETVTAKRLAAFYNLPTAYLNKQLQALNRAGILSSTSGPKGGFQLARRPDQISLLDIVVAIDGAEDAFRCAGILKDGPSGDPKADYRKTCLISQAMRTAELNYRRELAGQTIADIVHQVQTTFPDTPDNTRNWFANLKS; this comes from the coding sequence ATGAAGATGAACGAGGGCGTGGAGTGGGCTCTGCACAGTTGCGTGAATCTGTCGTTCATTCCTGGTGAGACTGTTACCGCCAAGCGGCTGGCCGCCTTTTACAACCTGCCCACGGCGTACCTGAACAAGCAACTGCAGGCGCTGAACCGGGCCGGGATCCTCTCATCAACCTCGGGACCCAAGGGTGGCTTCCAGCTCGCCCGGCGGCCCGATCAGATCAGTCTGCTCGACATCGTGGTCGCCATCGACGGCGCCGAGGACGCGTTCCGGTGCGCCGGAATCCTCAAGGACGGCCCCAGCGGCGACCCGAAGGCCGACTATCGCAAGACCTGCCTGATCTCCCAGGCGATGCGCACCGCCGAGCTCAACTACCGCCGCGAACTGGCCGGCCAGACCATCGCCGACATCGTCCACCAGGTGCAGACCACCTTCCCGGACACCCCGGACAACACCCGGAACTGGTTCGCCAACCTCAAGTCCTGA
- a CDS encoding cupin domain-containing protein — MSITKPVLVRSTDAEVLAASGVTLLADTPATNGQLTSHRSIFKPGKEGAPPHLHKEASELFFVLGGSLKVLTSEDILTLDQGDFLLVPPNTPHAFEAAGTEDAEVLFVLTQAKPRFDYYRLLEGVYRGETDPAELAAASDLYDNHYVNSPAWQAR, encoded by the coding sequence ATGAGCATCACCAAGCCTGTCCTGGTCCGGTCGACGGATGCCGAGGTGCTCGCCGCGAGCGGCGTGACGCTGCTCGCCGACACCCCAGCCACCAATGGTCAGCTGACCAGTCACCGGTCGATCTTCAAGCCCGGCAAGGAAGGCGCTCCCCCGCACCTGCACAAGGAGGCGTCCGAGTTGTTCTTCGTTCTCGGCGGCAGTCTGAAGGTGCTCACCAGTGAGGACATCCTGACGCTCGACCAAGGTGATTTCCTGCTGGTGCCGCCCAACACCCCGCACGCCTTCGAAGCCGCCGGCACCGAGGACGCCGAGGTCCTCTTCGTCCTGACCCAGGCCAAACCGCGCTTCGACTACTACCGGCTACTCGAAGGCGTCTACCGCGGCGAGACCGACCCAGCCGAGCTCGCGGCGGCCAGCGACCTCTACGACAACCACTACGTCAACAGCCCCGCCTGGCAAGCTCGCTGA